The nucleotide sequence TTTGAGTATTCACATTTTAAATGACTTAATCCCAAACGTTTTAATTGCGCTTGAAGAAATTCATTTTCAAACATGTTCTTACCACCTTCATCAGTATCGTTCTTCCAGTAGTTTGGATGCATGCGTTCCATGTCACTAGGCATTAGTCCAGAAAATATAGCATTACGTGCATACTGCGTAGCAGTTGGAAGTATGCTATAATATGGAGATTCATACTCTTTCTTATAATATGTTTGGATGATAGGCTCAAAAGCTTTCCATTGGTCGTATCTTAAATTGTCTATTACGATGAATAAAGTAGGTTGCTCCTTGCTTAATTCTGGCACAACTTTTTCTCTAAATAAATTATGCGACATTGTAGGTGCGTCAGAGTTTCCAAACCAGTTTTTATAATTTTTATCGATAAATTTTCCAAACTGTGCGTTGGCTTCACTTTTTTGTGATTCCAATATTTCAAACATTGCAGGGTCATCAATATTTTCTAGCTCCATTTCCCAATAAATAAGCTTTTGGTATAATGCAGACCATTCTTCAAACGTATTTACCATAGATAAATCCATAGCAATTTTTCTAAACTCCTGTTGGTAGCTAGATGTTGTTTTTTCTGAAACTAAACGTGTGTGATCTAAATTCTTCTTTAAGCTAAGAAGTATTTGGTTTGGATTAACTGGTTTAATTAAATAATCGGCAATCTTACTTCCAATAGCTTCTTCCATGATGTATTCTTCTTCACTCTTAGTAATCATGACTACCGGAATATTAGCTCGTTTCTCTTTAATTTCTGCAAGTGTTTCTAAACCTGTAAGTCCAGGCATGTTTTCATCTAGAAAAACGATATCGAAATTCTTGTCTTCAATAATTTCGATAGCTTCTGTACCACTTTGACAAGTAGTGACATTGTAGTTTTTCTTTTCTAAGA is from Pontimicrobium sp. SW4 and encodes:
- a CDS encoding bifunctional response regulator/alkaline phosphatase family protein, with the protein product MSNINILWVDDEIDLLKPHILFLEKKNYNVTTCQSGTEAIEIIEDKNFDIVFLDENMPGLTGLETLAEIKEKRANIPVVMITKSEEEYIMEEAIGSKIADYLIKPVNPNQILLSLKKNLDHTRLVSEKTTSSYQQEFRKIAMDLSMVNTFEEWSALYQKLIYWEMELENIDDPAMFEILESQKSEANAQFGKFIDKNYKNWFGNSDAPTMSHNLFREKVVPELSKEQPTLFIVIDNLRYDQWKAFEPIIQTYYKKEYESPYYSILPTATQYARNAIFSGLMPSDMERMHPNYWKNDTDEGGKNMFENEFLQAQLKRLGLSHLKCEYSKITNLKSGKKLVDNFKSKKDNDLTVVVYNFVDMLSHSKTEMEVVKELASNDKAYRSLTVSWFKNSPLIEIIQQAQQLGFKLIITTDHGTINVKNPSKVIGDRDTSLNLRYKTGRSLTYEDKEVYAATNPKDIHLPSLSMSSSYIFAKGDLFFAYPNNYNHYVSYYRNTYQHGGVSLEEVIIPFAVLNPR